One stretch of Siphonobacter curvatus DNA includes these proteins:
- the metE gene encoding 5-methyltetrahydropteroyltriglutamate--homocysteine S-methyltransferase: MVTHNLGYPRVGSKRELKWASEQFWAGKISKDELLWAGRQVRRQNWQTQQEAGIQWIPSNDFSYYDQVLDTALMVGAVPERYQSLIDGKSNRELEIYFAMARGIQQNGLDIRAMEMTKWFDTNYHFIVPEFLKNQQFKRYSDKVIHDFEDAKQMGILTKPVLLGPVSFLLLGKEKEAGFHRIDLLERLLPVYADVLRELATRGTTWVQIDEPCLTLDLSENEQIAFQQAYEYLARAVPQLSLLVATYFESIQPNLALTLQLPVAALHVDLVRGNEQLEVILADTSFVTSQRILSLGVVDGRNVWKNDFTQSLTFIQRAVDVLGKDRVWIAPSCSLLHVPYDLDLEKNEAVLTPEIKNWMAFAKQKLGEVVTLGRLSKGEAQGLLLENQVALESRRTSLLIHKTAVKTRVQAVQTDDFERDSAFAVRQQIQGESLPLPLFPTTTIGSFPQTDEVRQWRAKYKKGEVTKADYETFVEAEIERSIRWQEEVGLDVLVHGEFERNDMVEYFGEQLTGYVFTQNGWVQSYGSRCVKPPIIYGDVERPEAMTVRWTTFAQSKTEKYMKGMLTGPVTILQWSFVRDDQPRKDTAFQIALAIRDEVQELEQAGIRIIQIDEPAIREGLPLRRADWAAYLTWAVDAFRLSASGVADQTQIHTHMCYSEFNDIMEAIARMDADVITIETSRSQMELLEAFSDFQYPNEIGPGVYDIHSPRVPSVEEMAHLLEKALRTIPARNLWVNPDCGLKTRRWAETDQALRNMVAAARQLQQTISV; this comes from the coding sequence ATGGTTACGCACAACCTGGGCTACCCCCGTGTGGGCAGCAAACGCGAACTAAAATGGGCCAGCGAACAATTCTGGGCCGGAAAAATCTCCAAAGATGAACTCCTCTGGGCCGGACGGCAGGTCCGTCGGCAAAACTGGCAAACGCAACAGGAAGCCGGTATCCAGTGGATTCCTTCCAACGACTTTTCGTATTACGATCAGGTATTGGATACGGCCCTGATGGTAGGGGCGGTACCCGAGCGTTACCAGTCGCTGATTGACGGTAAGAGTAATCGCGAACTGGAAATCTACTTCGCCATGGCCCGGGGTATTCAGCAGAATGGGCTGGACATCAGAGCCATGGAAATGACGAAATGGTTTGATACCAATTACCACTTCATCGTACCGGAGTTTCTGAAAAATCAGCAGTTTAAGCGGTATTCCGATAAAGTCATTCACGACTTTGAAGATGCCAAGCAAATGGGTATTCTGACGAAGCCCGTCTTGCTTGGCCCCGTATCGTTTCTGTTACTGGGCAAAGAAAAAGAAGCGGGTTTCCATCGCATTGATCTGCTCGAACGCTTGTTGCCCGTGTACGCCGACGTACTACGCGAACTGGCTACCCGAGGTACGACCTGGGTACAGATCGACGAACCCTGCCTGACGCTGGACTTATCCGAGAATGAGCAAATCGCTTTTCAGCAGGCCTACGAGTACCTAGCCCGGGCGGTACCTCAGCTATCCTTGCTGGTTGCCACGTATTTTGAAAGCATACAGCCCAACCTGGCCCTGACCCTGCAATTGCCCGTAGCGGCTTTGCACGTGGATTTGGTACGCGGCAACGAACAACTGGAAGTCATCCTGGCCGATACCAGTTTTGTCACTTCGCAACGAATCCTTTCGCTGGGCGTCGTGGACGGACGAAACGTCTGGAAAAATGACTTCACGCAATCGTTGACGTTCATTCAGCGAGCGGTGGACGTACTGGGCAAAGACCGTGTCTGGATTGCTCCGTCCTGCTCGCTACTGCACGTACCGTATGACCTGGATCTAGAGAAAAACGAAGCCGTCCTGACGCCGGAAATCAAAAACTGGATGGCCTTTGCCAAGCAGAAACTCGGTGAAGTAGTGACGCTGGGACGTCTGTCCAAGGGAGAGGCTCAGGGCTTATTGCTGGAAAATCAGGTGGCTTTGGAAAGTCGCCGGACGAGTCTGCTGATTCACAAAACTGCCGTTAAAACGCGGGTACAGGCCGTGCAAACGGATGATTTTGAGCGGGATAGTGCGTTTGCCGTTCGTCAACAAATTCAAGGAGAAAGCCTGCCATTACCGCTCTTCCCCACGACCACCATTGGTTCCTTTCCCCAAACCGACGAAGTGCGGCAATGGCGGGCGAAGTACAAGAAAGGCGAAGTAACGAAGGCTGATTATGAAACGTTTGTAGAAGCGGAAATCGAAAGGTCCATTCGCTGGCAGGAGGAAGTAGGGTTGGACGTACTGGTACACGGCGAGTTCGAGCGTAACGACATGGTAGAATACTTCGGCGAGCAACTGACGGGCTACGTCTTCACTCAAAATGGCTGGGTACAGAGTTACGGCAGTCGTTGCGTGAAGCCACCGATTATTTACGGTGACGTAGAACGTCCCGAAGCCATGACGGTACGTTGGACGACCTTCGCTCAATCGAAAACCGAGAAATACATGAAAGGGATGTTGACGGGTCCGGTCACGATCCTGCAATGGTCCTTTGTCCGGGATGATCAGCCACGTAAGGATACGGCCTTCCAGATTGCCTTAGCGATTCGGGATGAGGTACAGGAACTGGAACAAGCAGGCATCCGGATCATTCAGATTGACGAACCCGCCATTCGCGAAGGATTGCCTCTGCGGCGGGCGGACTGGGCGGCGTACCTGACCTGGGCCGTGGACGCGTTCCGGCTGAGTGCTTCGGGGGTAGCGGACCAGACGCAGATTCACACGCACATGTGTTACTCGGAATTCAACGATATCATGGAGGCCATCGCCCGGATGGATGCCGACGTGATTACCATCGAAACCTCCCGTTCGCAGATGGAATTGCTGGAAGCATTCTCGGACTTTCAGTACCCCAATGAGATCGGACCCGGCGTGTACGATATTCACTCGCCGCGTGTACCGAGCGTGGAAGAAATGGCACATTTGCTGGAAAAAGCACTTCGTACGATTCCGGCTCGTAACTTGTGGGTCAATCCCGACTGCGGCCTGAAAACCCGCCGTTGGGCCGAAACCGATCAGGCCTTACGAAACATGGTAGCCGCCGCCAGGCAGCTCCAGCAGACGATAAGCGTTTAG
- a CDS encoding acyl-CoA thioesterase, producing the protein MSLEEKIKAAETRVFKAVFPNTTNHYDTLYGGMAMQWMDEIAFITATRLARKPMVTVSSDRIDFRQAIQAGMLVELIGNVVHVGNTSMRVSVEIFVESMYAEGRELAIHGTFTFVAIDADKKPVKILD; encoded by the coding sequence ATGTCTTTAGAAGAAAAAATCAAAGCGGCAGAAACCCGCGTATTTAAAGCTGTTTTTCCGAATACGACCAACCATTATGATACGCTGTACGGGGGTATGGCGATGCAGTGGATGGATGAAATTGCCTTCATCACGGCGACGCGACTGGCCCGAAAACCGATGGTGACGGTATCGAGCGACCGCATTGATTTCCGTCAGGCTATTCAGGCGGGAATGCTGGTGGAGCTGATTGGCAATGTCGTACACGTCGGAAACACGAGTATGCGGGTAAGCGTGGAGATTTTTGTCGAAAGCATGTACGCCGAAGGCCGCGAACTCGCCATCCACGGCACGTTTACGTTCGTAGCGATTGACGCGGATAAGAAGCCGGTGAAAATTCTGGATTAG
- a CDS encoding cysteine-rich CWC family protein, with the protein MSKHAIEGCPRCGRLFTCKLNASLKCDCMNVALTPNEMQYIRDISVMEYDGSCLCMHCLEELRQETQGE; encoded by the coding sequence ATGTCTAAACACGCCATCGAAGGTTGCCCGCGTTGTGGACGGTTGTTCACCTGCAAACTCAACGCCAGTCTGAAATGTGATTGCATGAACGTAGCCCTGACGCCAAATGAAATGCAATACATTCGTGACATTTCGGTGATGGAGTATGACGGAAGCTGCCTGTGCATGCACTGTCTGGAGGAATTGCGGCAGGAAACGCAGGGGGAGTGA
- a CDS encoding VRR-NUC domain-containing protein — protein MSERLELPPKYYLEYFRYLIEFVRRFYLELLTDDEREFLHDFDHLSEDAQCLFIRFTNRRVAFFRVRKLNYPEIEYWGEALLELESKGFVAPLSAYHQNRAGEVLDIFNKTEVLSFAKQLTLDTKGKASLKKEELSDWLLESAPFDDLSVLIGASEPVVKVNYEAQTMLFKFLFFGNRHADMSEFVVRDLGHLRFERFDEDRFVPHFTTRQEVEDRLKVSLAAEDFQLMKAAETDPLAINNWFLDWYENHTPLAEIAQPSLDRLILKLAGYMERQKKLEEALVLFRLTNVPPSRERQVRLLLKLKDTEAATALVEEIMVNPYNAEEQFFAIDFQNQQAAQGQKKRARKSTTEWLLKSESVTIDLTWRYRVEEGVAEHFRQQGKHAVHTENFLFDGLFGLLFWDIIFDAGSSAIHHPLQRSPSDIYKPTFFEKRRPALVERLELLENTADTLTFLEGMFEEKYGIVNPLVVWFPELLNLIRAAIEKIPAHLLQRLLIEMATNVREHTRGFPDLFVWDENGYDFIEVKSPTDHLSPQQLYWLRFFETIGLRSKVLRVVWGSVA, from the coding sequence ATGTCCGAACGCCTGGAACTGCCTCCTAAATATTACCTTGAGTACTTTCGCTATTTAATTGAATTCGTTCGCCGTTTTTACCTGGAATTGCTTACCGATGACGAACGGGAGTTTCTGCACGACTTTGATCATCTCAGCGAAGATGCTCAGTGTCTGTTTATTCGGTTTACCAACCGAAGGGTAGCTTTCTTCCGCGTTCGTAAGCTTAATTATCCGGAAATTGAATACTGGGGCGAAGCCCTGCTCGAGCTGGAAAGCAAGGGGTTTGTGGCTCCGCTGTCAGCGTACCATCAAAATCGGGCGGGGGAGGTACTCGACATTTTCAACAAAACGGAAGTCCTCAGTTTTGCTAAACAACTGACGCTGGATACCAAAGGCAAAGCCAGTTTAAAGAAGGAAGAACTTAGCGACTGGCTACTGGAATCCGCTCCTTTCGATGACTTAAGCGTACTGATCGGAGCGAGCGAGCCCGTCGTTAAGGTCAATTACGAAGCCCAGACTATGCTTTTCAAGTTCCTCTTTTTCGGTAATCGACACGCCGATATGAGTGAGTTTGTGGTACGGGATCTGGGACATCTTCGTTTCGAACGTTTTGATGAGGACCGGTTTGTACCGCACTTCACCACTCGGCAGGAAGTTGAAGACCGCCTGAAAGTATCGCTGGCGGCGGAAGATTTTCAGTTGATGAAAGCTGCCGAAACCGATCCGCTGGCCATTAATAACTGGTTTCTTGACTGGTATGAAAACCATACACCGCTGGCAGAAATTGCCCAGCCCTCCCTCGATCGACTAATTCTGAAGCTGGCCGGGTATATGGAGCGGCAGAAAAAGTTGGAAGAAGCACTGGTGCTCTTTCGGCTGACAAACGTACCGCCTTCCCGCGAACGGCAGGTCCGATTACTTCTAAAGCTGAAGGATACAGAAGCCGCTACGGCTCTGGTCGAAGAAATAATGGTCAATCCGTATAATGCCGAAGAACAGTTTTTTGCCATCGATTTTCAGAATCAGCAGGCGGCCCAGGGTCAGAAGAAAAGAGCCCGAAAGTCGACAACGGAATGGCTACTCAAATCCGAGAGTGTAACCATTGACCTGACCTGGCGGTATCGGGTGGAAGAGGGGGTAGCCGAACACTTCCGCCAACAGGGCAAACACGCTGTCCATACGGAAAATTTTCTGTTTGATGGACTTTTCGGACTGCTGTTCTGGGACATCATTTTCGATGCGGGCAGTTCCGCCATTCACCATCCGTTGCAACGGTCACCTTCAGATATTTACAAGCCTACGTTTTTTGAAAAGCGTCGTCCAGCTTTAGTAGAACGGCTAGAATTGCTCGAAAATACCGCCGATACGCTGACGTTCCTGGAAGGTATGTTCGAGGAGAAGTACGGAATCGTCAATCCCTTGGTCGTCTGGTTTCCTGAATTATTGAACCTGATTCGGGCAGCTATTGAGAAGATTCCTGCTCATTTGTTACAGCGATTACTAATCGAAATGGCAACGAATGTACGCGAACATACCCGAGGCTTCCCCGATTTATTTGTATGGGACGAAAACGGCTACGATTTTATCGAGGTAAAATCCCCCACCGATCACCTTTCTCCGCAACAGCTGTACTGGTTACGCTTTTTCGAAACCATTGGTCTGCGTTCGAAGGTATTACGGGTGGTATGGGGAAGTGTGGCGTAA
- the hpf gene encoding ribosome hibernation-promoting factor, HPF/YfiA family translates to MKLQVQTVHFDADSKLLDFVQAKFNKLDQFYDRITSADVYLMLDKGESSKVQNKIVEIKVYVPGDSIFVRETGTTFEEATDRVLDIAKTQVKKYKEKVKAKNAPKAAELITEEEDSDLL, encoded by the coding sequence ATGAAACTGCAAGTGCAAACAGTCCATTTCGATGCAGATAGCAAACTGCTCGACTTCGTGCAAGCCAAATTCAACAAACTCGATCAGTTTTATGATCGGATTACGAGTGCGGATGTATACCTGATGCTGGATAAAGGCGAGTCGAGCAAGGTTCAAAATAAAATTGTGGAAATTAAGGTCTATGTACCCGGTGACTCGATTTTCGTGCGAGAAACCGGTACTACCTTCGAAGAAGCGACGGATCGCGTACTAGACATTGCGAAGACGCAGGTCAAGAAATATAAAGAAAAAGTAAAAGCTAAAAATGCTCCAAAAGCCGCTGAGCTGATTACCGAAGAGGAAGACAGCGACTTATTGTAA
- a CDS encoding FAD-binding protein → MKKRTFLKLSSVVLTGSLLPPMSSCKESKNTRNAAKELLSTKEFNWARNFEYSTQDFQYPKSTEQLKELVKEMKHLRALGTRHSFNRIADSTEHIVSLRELDKVISLDKEARTVTVEAGIRYGELAEYLHKEGYALHNLASLPHISVAGACATATHGSGVKNGNLSTEVVALELLTAAGETVQLSAEKDKETFYGAVVGLGALGVVTKLTLQIQPTFLVRQDVYRNMPLAQLKEHFEEVMSAGYSVSLFTNWANQNINQIWIKRRVEKGMMMKIPDTLFGSTLATKNLHPIEAISAEHCTEQQGVPGPWHERLPHFKMNFTPSSGEELQSEFFVPREKGIQAIQAMFQLADLITPHLLISEVRTIAADSFWMSPCYEQDSVALHFTWKQDWPAVSKVLPIIEEKLAPFQARPHWAKLFTMSPMRLQSLYKKLPDFKNLIKQYDPQGKFQNEFLEKNLYGV, encoded by the coding sequence ATGAAAAAACGTACCTTCTTAAAACTCTCTTCCGTTGTCCTAACGGGTAGCCTTTTACCTCCCATGAGCAGTTGTAAAGAAAGCAAAAACACCCGTAACGCCGCCAAGGAGTTGCTGAGTACCAAAGAGTTTAATTGGGCTCGTAATTTCGAGTATAGCACTCAGGATTTTCAATATCCAAAATCAACTGAGCAACTTAAGGAGCTAGTAAAGGAAATGAAACACTTGAGAGCCTTAGGAACGCGGCATTCGTTCAACCGTATTGCGGATAGTACAGAACATATCGTTTCACTCAGAGAGCTGGATAAGGTAATTTCGCTCGATAAAGAAGCCCGTACAGTGACCGTAGAGGCGGGAATACGGTACGGCGAACTGGCGGAATACCTCCACAAGGAAGGCTACGCTCTGCATAACTTGGCTTCCTTGCCGCATATTTCCGTGGCCGGAGCCTGTGCGACGGCTACCCACGGATCGGGTGTAAAAAATGGGAATCTTTCCACGGAAGTAGTTGCTCTGGAACTGCTAACTGCCGCGGGAGAAACCGTGCAATTATCGGCTGAAAAAGATAAAGAAACGTTTTACGGAGCCGTAGTAGGGCTGGGAGCATTGGGCGTGGTTACCAAACTGACCCTACAGATACAACCCACGTTTTTGGTTCGACAGGATGTATACCGGAATATGCCACTTGCTCAGTTGAAAGAGCATTTTGAAGAGGTTATGTCCGCTGGGTATAGTGTGAGTTTGTTCACCAATTGGGCCAACCAGAATATCAATCAGATTTGGATTAAGCGGCGGGTCGAAAAGGGAATGATGATGAAAATCCCGGATACGCTTTTTGGATCTACCCTGGCTACGAAAAACCTGCATCCCATCGAAGCGATTTCCGCCGAGCACTGTACCGAGCAGCAGGGCGTACCGGGTCCCTGGCACGAGCGACTGCCGCACTTCAAAATGAACTTTACGCCCAGCAGCGGCGAAGAGCTGCAGTCGGAGTTTTTTGTTCCCCGGGAAAAAGGAATCCAGGCTATTCAGGCAATGTTCCAGCTAGCAGATCTCATTACGCCACACCTGCTGATTTCAGAAGTACGCACTATCGCTGCCGATTCGTTCTGGATGAGTCCCTGTTATGAGCAGGATAGCGTTGCCCTGCACTTTACTTGGAAACAGGACTGGCCCGCCGTCAGTAAAGTGCTACCCATTATTGAAGAAAAACTGGCTCCCTTCCAGGCTCGGCCGCACTGGGCCAAGCTGTTTACGATGTCACCCATGCGGTTACAGTCGCTTTACAAGAAACTGCCTGATTTCAAGAACCTGATCAAGCAGTACGATCCGCAGGGGAAGTTTCAGAATGAATTTTTGGAGAAAAATTTATACGGTGTTTAA
- a CDS encoding glycoside hydrolase family 3 N-terminal domain-containing protein produces the protein MVRTPLLLAGACFALVSLTASIDPKPLYKNSALPTHRRVQDLLQRMTPEEKVGQLATPLGWFMYEKKGNEVQVSEQFIKAVAEQHIGLLWATLRADPWTQKTLTTGLNPQQAAEATNALQKYVIEHTRLGIPLLLSEECPHGHMAIGTTVFPTALGQGSTWNPALIQQMASAIAKEARLQGAHVGYGPVLDLAREPRWSRVEETYGEDPVLNGQMGRAMVKGFQGTNLKSGANIISTLKHFAAYGVPEGGHNGGSVAPGVRELHQVYLPPFRDAVQAGALSIMTAYNSIDGIPCTANPVLLKTILRQQWGFKGFSVSDLNSIQGLVANHHIAANRVEAAALAINAGLDADLSGTGFDKSLLQALKEGKVSKAVLDTAVSHVLRLKFEMGLFENPYVQPEKTSGVRSAEHIHLARQVAQQAIVLLKNENQLLPLKKSLKRMAVIGPNADNVYNQLGDYTAPQADGAVVTVLKGLQNKLGSGTQIRYAKGCSIRDTSSAQIAEAVEAARQSEVAVVVIGGSSARDFKTEYQNTGAAHVKASEVSISDMESGEGYDRASLDLMGRQLQLLEAVLKTGKPVVVVLIKGRPLNLNYVSAHVPAVLDAWYPGQEGGNAIADVLFGDYNPAGRLPISVPKSVGQLPVYYNYKTPVKHDYVESDAKPLYPFGYGLSYSSFEYSSLTIAVAPASRDVTVKVSFRVKNTSNRDGDEVAQLYVTDQVASVVGPIKQLKKFERIHLKAGEEKTLTFELHAKDLMLLNQQMQWVAEKGKFTAQVGASSEDIRLKEEFQLTQDIAVKP, from the coding sequence ATGGTACGTACCCCTCTTTTACTCGCCGGTGCCTGTTTCGCACTGGTTTCGCTGACGGCTAGCATTGATCCCAAGCCCCTTTATAAAAATTCCGCTCTGCCTACGCATCGCCGGGTGCAGGACTTACTCCAACGCATGACGCCCGAAGAAAAAGTCGGGCAACTAGCCACGCCACTGGGCTGGTTCATGTACGAAAAGAAAGGCAATGAAGTACAGGTGAGCGAGCAGTTCATAAAAGCCGTTGCTGAACAGCATATTGGTTTGCTCTGGGCCACCTTACGGGCCGATCCCTGGACGCAGAAAACCCTAACGACGGGTCTCAACCCCCAGCAGGCCGCCGAGGCGACCAATGCCTTACAGAAGTACGTCATCGAACATACGCGACTGGGCATTCCGCTTTTACTCTCGGAAGAATGTCCCCACGGTCATATGGCGATTGGAACGACGGTATTTCCGACGGCTCTCGGGCAGGGTAGTACCTGGAATCCGGCCTTGATCCAACAAATGGCTTCGGCGATTGCTAAAGAAGCCCGTTTGCAGGGGGCTCACGTGGGATACGGTCCGGTGCTGGATCTGGCCCGCGAACCCCGCTGGTCCCGCGTGGAGGAAACCTACGGTGAAGATCCAGTACTGAATGGACAGATGGGTCGGGCGATGGTCAAAGGTTTTCAGGGAACCAATCTGAAAAGCGGAGCTAACATCATCTCCACGCTGAAACACTTTGCGGCCTACGGTGTACCCGAGGGTGGACATAACGGTGGTAGCGTTGCTCCGGGCGTTCGGGAATTACATCAGGTCTATCTGCCGCCCTTCCGCGACGCGGTACAGGCCGGTGCCCTCTCGATCATGACGGCCTATAACTCCATTGACGGCATTCCCTGTACGGCGAATCCGGTTTTACTTAAGACTATCCTGCGGCAGCAGTGGGGTTTTAAAGGGTTTTCCGTATCGGATCTGAATAGTATTCAGGGACTGGTAGCCAATCACCACATTGCGGCGAATCGGGTGGAAGCGGCGGCTTTGGCAATCAACGCGGGTCTGGATGCTGATTTAAGTGGTACGGGCTTCGATAAATCGCTGTTGCAGGCTCTGAAGGAAGGAAAAGTAAGTAAGGCCGTACTGGATACTGCGGTGAGCCACGTGCTGCGGCTGAAATTCGAGATGGGATTATTCGAAAATCCCTACGTTCAGCCGGAGAAAACATCGGGTGTGCGTAGTGCCGAACATATTCATTTGGCCCGTCAGGTGGCTCAGCAGGCAATCGTTTTGCTGAAAAATGAGAATCAGCTCTTACCGCTAAAAAAGTCTTTAAAGCGTATGGCCGTCATTGGGCCGAATGCCGACAACGTTTACAATCAGCTCGGCGATTATACGGCTCCGCAAGCCGACGGAGCTGTAGTAACGGTACTCAAAGGTCTTCAGAACAAACTCGGTTCCGGCACACAGATTCGATACGCCAAAGGATGTAGCATTCGCGATACTTCTTCGGCCCAGATTGCCGAAGCTGTCGAAGCGGCTCGTCAGTCGGAAGTGGCCGTTGTCGTCATCGGCGGATCGAGTGCCCGTGATTTCAAAACGGAATACCAGAATACGGGAGCCGCTCACGTAAAGGCTTCGGAAGTATCGATCAGCGATATGGAAAGTGGTGAGGGTTACGACCGGGCCAGTCTGGACTTGATGGGCCGTCAGTTACAATTGCTGGAAGCCGTATTAAAAACGGGCAAACCCGTCGTAGTGGTACTGATCAAGGGTCGTCCGCTGAATCTGAATTACGTATCGGCTCACGTGCCCGCCGTACTCGACGCCTGGTATCCCGGTCAGGAAGGGGGCAACGCCATTGCCGACGTACTCTTCGGCGATTACAATCCAGCGGGACGCCTGCCGATTTCCGTGCCTAAATCGGTTGGACAATTACCCGTGTATTACAACTACAAAACGCCCGTCAAACACGACTACGTGGAAAGCGACGCCAAACCCCTGTATCCTTTTGGGTATGGTCTTAGCTATTCTTCATTTGAATACAGCAGCTTGACGATTGCAGTAGCCCCCGCTTCGAGAGACGTAACGGTGAAGGTTTCGTTTCGGGTGAAAAACACCAGCAATCGCGATGGCGACGAGGTCGCTCAGTTATACGTAACGGATCAGGTGGCGTCAGTCGTAGGACCAATCAAGCAGCTGAAAAAATTCGAGCGAATTCATCTGAAAGCGGGTGAAGAAAAAACGCTGACATTCGAGCTGCACGCCAAAGACCTGATGTTACTCAATCAGCAGATGCAATGGGTCGCCGAAAAAGGAAAATTCACGGCTCAGGTAGGAGCGTCTTCGGAGGACATTCGGTTGAAAGAAGAATTTCAGTTAACGCAGGATATTGCCGTAAAACCGTAA